The Chloroflexota bacterium genome window below encodes:
- a CDS encoding PKD domain-containing protein has protein sequence MRRKTYRTTTLTQGGLTLLLAVLLALTALVGVAPQPAYAENTDDSVSLTDTLWVLVAYGDALNPRVVEAGSVVTAVFNADGSLSGTGGCNNYTASYYSDGYSLVVEGVGATKKLCPTGMEQEQLFFSALPQSEAYQIGDDGGLEITYDSEAPFEEVLLFKQGQQPLEGTEWILKSMGDPNAPQGVEAGTTITAVFIPEKIDGGTVTGSAGCNDYSAEYRVDEQRIFVSAAATTRKACPVGMEQESLFLEALTDAETYLTFGESLEINYDDGDGQLVFSSTQYPLQDIEWVLESLNGRMIPAEVRITALFQPWLLDSYGQVTGWTGCNSFSAWYEAEGNGMTVGPISAGSAVCPQLEELESVYLRDLQAAKTYDIMGDRLEITTSRGSLVYTSQRMPLEGTLWELVSIGAVDGTQYPIPETHFTAIFTPSPDDSPSGLMTGSSGCNEYGSDYIASLTRIKINLPRKQQNDCGDAIREREQQYFLGLNDATSYRILGDELEIFFDDRHQVMTFAGTPLPEGGRIDLSPLDSTFWYLVTLVDKPLLPETQITAEFTIEDNRIQGTVNGSAGCNDYQAAIEPGFWVIPGGITLKMCGSPDGIMEQETAYLSALGTASSFFLQDDLLIMPTDGGLLVFSKDPPPKPTSPVAIIDAPGKANRGELVLFDGSRSRSRYPISLYFWQFGDGFRGNGAQVSHAYQFVGTFLANLTVVDSAGFTGTSGKTIQIIEAEVPPTAIIQSPTHAFSGQLVTYISRSTPGSSPIVSYQWDLATPAQSYGENNASVATVYSTPGWYDVSLTVTDANGLSNTTTRWIIILPPPSSEIPPTAIIEGPTYAYVGETVTFVSRSQPGSSPIAIYQWDLSGQASTHAQSSSSASVVYSNPGSYSVRLTVTDTNGLSNSTSHQIVIYPQDAPPNAVIEGPTQAYVGDQVTFVSRSQPGSSPIVSYQWGLSTRSVAPYSTGYSSLTTVFNRPGTYTVSLKVTDANGYSDTDTHQITISQRPPQYPPTARIEGPSQAFVNQQVTFVSRSTPGSSPIVSYAWDLGTRSASAASTADVSVTTSFSQPGTYTIRLSVTDANGLSDDDTHQITIAQQAQPPTALIEGPTQAYVGEPVTFTSRSTPGSSPIVSYHWDLTGRSSSYAQSNVSVTTSYSQPGTYTVSLTVTDANGLRDTDTHQITISQRPQQTPPTARIEGPTQASVGEPVTFTSRSTPGSSPIVSYAWDLGTRSASAASTADVSVTTSFSQPGTYTIRLRVTDANGLSDDDTHQITIAQQAQPPTALIEGPTQASVGE, from the coding sequence ATGAGAAGAAAGACTTACAGAACAACTACTCTTACCCAGGGAGGGCTAACATTACTGCTGGCTGTTCTCCTGGCACTGACAGCGCTGGTTGGTGTGGCGCCCCAGCCGGCATACGCAGAGAACACCGATGATTCCGTGTCCCTCACCGATACCCTTTGGGTGCTGGTAGCCTATGGCGACGCACTCAATCCGCGGGTCGTCGAAGCAGGTTCCGTCGTCACCGCCGTTTTCAACGCCGATGGATCACTTTCGGGCACAGGCGGCTGCAACAACTACACGGCGAGCTATTATTCTGATGGCTACAGTCTCGTCGTCGAAGGTGTGGGCGCTACCAAAAAACTCTGTCCGACCGGCATGGAACAGGAGCAACTGTTCTTTTCAGCGTTGCCCCAGTCCGAGGCCTATCAGATCGGCGACGATGGTGGCCTGGAGATCACCTACGATTCAGAGGCGCCCTTCGAAGAGGTCCTGCTCTTCAAGCAGGGCCAGCAGCCCCTGGAAGGAACCGAGTGGATACTGAAAAGCATGGGCGATCCCAATGCCCCGCAGGGTGTTGAGGCGGGCACCACGATTACTGCAGTATTCATTCCAGAAAAGATTGACGGTGGCACCGTCACCGGCTCGGCCGGGTGCAACGATTATTCGGCAGAGTATCGCGTGGATGAACAGCGCATCTTTGTCTCGGCCGCGGCCACAACGCGGAAGGCATGTCCCGTTGGCATGGAACAGGAATCCCTGTTCCTGGAAGCCCTGACCGATGCAGAGACCTACCTTACCTTCGGGGAAAGCCTGGAGATCAACTACGATGATGGCGACGGACAACTGGTCTTTTCGTCGACCCAATACCCCCTCCAGGACATCGAGTGGGTGCTGGAATCACTTAACGGTAGAATGATCCCGGCTGAGGTTCGTATCACAGCCCTTTTCCAGCCCTGGCTTCTGGACTCCTATGGACAGGTGACCGGTTGGACCGGATGTAACTCCTTTTCCGCATGGTATGAGGCCGAAGGGAATGGCATGACCGTCGGTCCTATTTCGGCCGGTAGCGCAGTTTGCCCCCAACTGGAAGAGCTGGAGTCGGTCTACCTGCGAGACCTTCAGGCGGCCAAGACCTACGATATCATGGGCGACCGCCTTGAAATCACGACCAGCCGCGGTTCGCTTGTTTACACATCCCAACGGATGCCACTGGAAGGCACGCTTTGGGAACTCGTTTCCATCGGAGCAGTTGACGGGACACAGTACCCGATTCCCGAAACCCATTTCACGGCGATATTCACCCCATCACCCGATGATTCCCCATCCGGCCTGATGACAGGATCCAGCGGATGCAACGAATACGGTTCCGACTACATCGCATCGCTTACCAGGATAAAGATCAACCTGCCCCGAAAGCAACAGAATGACTGTGGCGATGCCATTCGGGAAAGGGAGCAGCAATACTTCCTGGGGCTGAACGATGCCACGAGCTACCGAATACTCGGTGATGAGTTGGAGATATTCTTCGATGATCGCCACCAGGTGATGACCTTCGCCGGTACACCCTTGCCCGAAGGCGGCAGGATCGATCTTTCGCCGTTGGATAGCACCTTCTGGTATCTGGTCACACTTGTCGATAAACCCCTGCTGCCCGAAACGCAGATCACCGCCGAATTCACCATCGAAGATAATAGAATCCAGGGTACTGTCAACGGTTCAGCCGGCTGCAACGACTACCAAGCCGCCATTGAGCCAGGATTCTGGGTCATTCCGGGTGGTATCACACTGAAGATGTGCGGGTCACCCGACGGCATCATGGAACAGGAAACCGCTTACCTCAGCGCGCTTGGAACCGCAAGCTCCTTTTTCCTCCAGGATGACCTGCTTATCATGCCAACCGATGGGGGACTCCTGGTGTTCTCAAAGGATCCTCCGCCCAAACCGACGTCTCCCGTGGCAATCATTGACGCGCCCGGCAAGGCAAACCGCGGGGAGCTCGTCCTGTTCGACGGCAGCCGATCTCGCTCCCGGTACCCGATCTCGCTCTATTTCTGGCAGTTCGGCGACGGCTTCCGGGGCAATGGCGCCCAGGTGTCACACGCCTATCAGTTTGTTGGCACATTCCTGGCAAACCTGACAGTCGTCGATTCAGCCGGTTTCACTGGTACCTCCGGAAAGACAATCCAGATCATCGAGGCTGAGGTGCCGCCGACAGCCATCATCCAGAGCCCGACCCATGCCTTCTCAGGCCAGCTTGTAACCTATATCAGCAGATCCACGCCGGGCAGCAGTCCCATCGTAAGCTATCAGTGGGACCTGGCTACTCCTGCGCAGTCCTACGGGGAGAACAACGCCAGTGTCGCGACCGTGTACAGTACACCCGGATGGTATGACGTCTCGCTAACGGTAACAGACGCCAATGGCCTGAGCAATACGACGACGCGGTGGATCATCATCCTTCCTCCACCTTCCTCCGAGATCCCTCCAACGGCGATCATCGAAGGACCTACCTACGCCTATGTCGGGGAAACGGTCACCTTTGTCAGCCGTTCACAACCGGGCAGCAGCCCTATTGCTATCTACCAATGGGACCTGAGTGGCCAGGCCTCGACCCATGCCCAGTCGAGCAGCAGCGCTTCCGTAGTCTACAGCAATCCTGGCAGTTATTCTGTCCGGTTGACCGTCACCGATACCAATGGACTCAGCAACTCCACAAGCCACCAGATTGTCATCTACCCACAGGACGCGCCGCCAAATGCAGTCATTGAGGGTCCAACCCAGGCCTATGTGGGCGATCAGGTCACCTTCGTCAGTCGCTCCCAGCCAGGCAGCAGCCCGATCGTCAGCTACCAATGGGGCCTGAGCACCCGCTCGGTTGCCCCCTACTCGACGGGATATTCCAGCTTGACGACGGTCTTCAACCGGCCCGGCACCTACACCGTCAGTCTGAAAGTAACCGACGCCAACGGCTACAGCGACACCGACACCCATCAAATTACGATCAGCCAGCGACCGCCACAATATCCACCGACGGCAAGGATAGAAGGTCCCTCCCAGGCTTTCGTAAATCAACAGGTCACCTTCGTCAGTCGTTCTACACCGGGCAGCAGCCCCATCGTCAGCTACGCCTGGGACCTGGGTACCCGATCAGCCTCAGCTGCATCCACTGCCGATGTCAGTGTGACGACCAGTTTCAGCCAGCCGGGCACCTACACCATCCGGCTCTCGGTCACTGACGCCAACGGCCTCAGCGACGATGACACCCACCAGATCACCATCGCCCAACAGGCTCAGCCACCCACGGCCTTGATCGAAGGCCCAACCCAGGCTTACGTAGGCGAGCCGGTGACCTTCACCAGCCGTTCTACACCGGGCAGCAGCCCCATCGTTAGCTACCACTGGGATCTGACTGGCCGGTCAAGTTCCTACGCCCAGTCGAACGTCAGCGTCACGACCAGCTACAGCCAACCAGGCACCTACACGGTCAGTTTGACAGTTACCGATGCCAACGGCCTCAGAGATACCGATACCCATCAAATTACGATCAGCCAGCGACCTCAACAGACTCCACCCACGGCCAGGATCGAGGGTCCGACCCAGGCCAGCGTCGGCGAGCCGGTGACCTTCACCAGCCGTTCTACACCGGGCAGCAGCCCCATCGTCAGCTACGCCTGGGACCTGGGCACCCGATCAGCCTCAGCTGCATCCACTGCCGATGTCAGTGTGACAACCAGCTTCAGCCAGCCGGGCACCTACACCATCCGGCTCAGAGTCACTGACGCCAACGGCCTCAGCGACGATGACACCCACCAGATCACCATCGCCCAACAGGCTCAGCCACCAACGGCCTTGATCGAGGGTCCGACCCAGGCCAGCGTCGGCGAGC
- a CDS encoding PKD domain-containing protein yields the protein VTFTSRSTPGSSPIVSYHWDLGTRSASAASTADVSVTTSFSQPGTYTIRLSVTDANGLSDDDTHQITIAQQAQPPTALIEGPTQASVGEPVTFTSRSTPGSSPIVSYHWDLGTRSASAASTADVSVTTSFSQPGTYTIRLSVTDANGLSDDDTHQITIAQQAQPPTARIEGPTQASVGEPVTFTSRSTPGSSPIVSYHWDLGTREASAAPTADVSVTTSFSQPGSYTIRLSVTDANGLSDDDTHQITIVEAVQPPVQPVPPVEPPVQPIPPVEPPVVQPMPPIEPPPSGGEIEGPTWTLVSPSPMVPITANFIGGTITGHGGCNQYSGNYSLGGDGQISVFGLSSSQMACPQEVAQQESRYLNMLGSANRYQIQGSNLTLQSAQGSLVYSSLSAMPMPMQFN from the coding sequence CGGTCACCTTCACCAGCCGTTCTACACCGGGCAGCAGCCCCATCGTCAGCTACCACTGGGACCTGGGTACCCGATCAGCCTCAGCTGCATCCACTGCCGATGTCAGTGTGACGACCAGTTTCAGCCAACCTGGCACCTACACCATCCGGCTCTCGGTCACTGACGCCAACGGCCTCAGCGACGATGACACCCACCAGATCACCATCGCCCAACAGGCTCAGCCACCAACGGCCTTGATCGAGGGTCCGACCCAGGCCAGCGTCGGCGAGCCGGTCACCTTCACCAGCCGTTCTACACCGGGCAGCAGCCCCATCGTCAGCTACCACTGGGACCTGGGTACCCGATCAGCCTCAGCTGCATCCACTGCCGATGTCAGTGTGACGACCAGTTTCAGCCAGCCGGGCACCTACACCATCCGGCTCTCGGTCACTGACGCCAACGGTCTCAGCGACGATGACACCCACCAGATCACCATCGCCCAACAGGCTCAGCCTCCCACAGCCAGGATCGAGGGTCCGACCCAGGCCAGCGTCGGCGAGCCGGTCACCTTCACCAGTCGTTCTACACCGGGCAGCAGCCCCATCGTCAGCTACCACTGGGACCTGGGCACCAGGGAAGCTTCCGCAGCACCGACAGCCGACGTCAGCGTGACAACCAGCTTCAGCCAGCCGGGCAGCTACACCATCCGGCTCTCGGTCACTGATGCCAACGGTCTCAGCGACGATGACACCCACCAGATTACCATCGTCGAAGCCGTGCAACCACCGGTCCAGCCGGTACCCCCCGTTGAGCCACCAGTCCAGCCGATACCGCCTGTCGAGCCACCAGTAGTACAGCCAATGCCACCGATCGAGCCGCCGCCATCCGGTGGGGAGATCGAGGGTCCCACCTGGACCCTGGTATCACCCAGCCCAATGGTGCCGATCACAGCCAACTTCATCGGTGGCACCATCACAGGCCATGGCGGGTGCAACCAGTACAGCGGCAATTACTCTCTCGGCGGCGATGGACAGATTTCTGTTTTCGGCCTGAGCAGCAGCCAGATGGCATGCCCGCAGGAAGTCGCTCAGCAAGAATCCCGCTACCTGAACATGCTTGGTTCAGCCAACCGCTACCAGATTCAAGGAAGCAATCTCACGCTGCAATCTGCGCAAGGCTCTTTGGTGTATAGCTCACTAAGCGCAATGCCAATGCCAATGCAATTCAACTAG
- a CDS encoding class I SAM-dependent methyltransferase produces the protein MPFIATQFLEYEPDISSLPEASVRRILRQALNCLPIDILIIGWDLPDSLINACAEESARTGTRLYLWHPLLTGSANFPIKKEWRTIGLAGEPVPGYRNLPEFTFLCPNRTDTADAMLENLGRALARGPFDGLFLDRIRFPSPAEDPGRYLACFCQGCQRTAAVEGLHLGEVRSATRSLLSSKEGRRRLLRLLLDCTPSDSQDERATAVQRFMLFRSRVISRFIESAASQARQAGFSIGLDCFSPCLAPMVGQDLSVLGRSNGWVKLMTYGHAMGPAGIPFELINLANCLVDNGDTSEQEALAWLAEETALDLPATIETFRDRGLPPQSLAKEIRRAHRLGVRTAYAGIELLDAPGIADLNNQQIQTDLDAFLDAGADGLVLSWDLLKIPEERLKLVADVVFARTCPLCSSDSAELYHNDRWRPYYRCNTCSLVFVPPAFHLSAEKEKAQYNLHENSPDDPGYRRFLSRLFLPMQERLPAGSHGLDFGSGPGPALPLMFEEAGHLVSTYDPFFADDPRLLQQHYDFITASEVVEHLSHPGEVLEQLWQCVRPGGTLGIMTKLVIDREAFASWHYIRDLTHISFFSLDTLQWLAEKWHATIEVVDRDVILFQQAV, from the coding sequence GTGCCATTTATCGCAACGCAATTCCTCGAATACGAGCCGGACATATCCTCGCTGCCCGAGGCGAGCGTCCGCAGGATTCTGCGCCAAGCACTGAACTGCCTGCCCATCGACATATTGATCATCGGGTGGGATCTGCCAGATTCCCTGATCAACGCCTGTGCCGAGGAGTCTGCCAGAACGGGCACGCGCCTCTATCTGTGGCATCCACTCTTGACGGGCAGTGCGAACTTTCCCATCAAAAAAGAATGGCGAACGATAGGCCTGGCTGGCGAGCCGGTGCCTGGATACCGCAACCTGCCGGAATTCACCTTTCTCTGTCCCAATCGAACTGACACTGCCGATGCCATGCTCGAAAACCTGGGTCGAGCGCTGGCACGCGGCCCCTTCGACGGCCTCTTTCTCGACCGCATTCGCTTCCCCTCGCCGGCGGAAGATCCCGGCCGATACCTGGCCTGCTTCTGCCAAGGCTGCCAGCGAACCGCAGCAGTCGAAGGATTGCATCTTGGCGAAGTAAGATCAGCGACTCGGTCCCTGCTCTCCTCGAAGGAGGGGCGACGACGGCTGTTGCGATTGCTGTTAGATTGCACGCCTTCCGATTCACAGGATGAACGAGCGACAGCAGTGCAGCGATTCATGCTGTTTCGAAGTCGGGTTATCTCGCGGTTTATCGAATCAGCCGCGAGCCAGGCCCGCCAGGCAGGATTTTCGATTGGGTTGGATTGTTTTTCACCGTGCCTCGCGCCGATGGTCGGTCAAGACCTTTCAGTGCTTGGAAGGTCGAACGGATGGGTGAAGTTGATGACCTACGGACATGCCATGGGGCCGGCCGGGATCCCTTTCGAGCTTATCAACCTGGCCAATTGCCTGGTTGACAACGGCGATACCAGTGAACAAGAGGCGCTGGCCTGGCTTGCCGAAGAAACGGCACTTGACCTGCCGGCGACCATCGAAACGTTTAGGGATCGGGGCCTTCCTCCGCAAAGTCTGGCCAAGGAAATCCGTCGCGCCCACCGATTGGGAGTGCGTACAGCGTACGCAGGCATAGAATTGCTCGATGCCCCGGGTATTGCAGACTTGAATAACCAGCAGATCCAGACCGACCTGGATGCATTTCTGGATGCAGGGGCTGACGGTTTGGTATTATCGTGGGATCTGCTCAAGATCCCGGAAGAGCGGCTCAAGCTCGTCGCTGATGTCGTTTTCGCCAGAACCTGCCCCTTATGCAGTAGTGACAGCGCCGAACTGTACCACAATGACAGGTGGCGGCCCTATTATCGCTGCAACACCTGCAGCCTGGTGTTCGTGCCACCCGCCTTCCATCTGTCAGCCGAGAAGGAAAAAGCGCAGTATAACCTGCATGAGAATTCGCCGGATGACCCCGGATATCGCCGATTCCTATCCAGGTTGTTCCTGCCAATGCAGGAGCGTTTGCCGGCAGGAAGTCATGGCCTCGATTTTGGCTCCGGCCCTGGTCCTGCCCTCCCGCTCATGTTCGAAGAGGCCGGGCATTTGGTTTCGACCTACGATCCCTTCTTCGCCGACGACCCTCGACTCCTTCAGCAACACTATGATTTCATTACGGCCAGCGAGGTTGTCGAACACCTGAGCCATCCGGGCGAAGTGCTGGAGCAGTTATGGCAGTGTGTGCGTCCAGGTGGCACCCTGGGCATCATGACCAAGCTCGTCATCGATCGCGAGGCTTTTGCCAGTTGGCACTATATTCGCGACCTGACCCATATATCCTTCTTTTCTCTCGACACACTGCAATGGCTGGCAGAAAAGTGGCATGCCACCATCGAAGTTGTCGACAGGGATGTCATCCTATTTCAACAAGCCGTATAG
- a CDS encoding aldo/keto reductase → MKYARLGKSTMMVSRICLGTMHFGQRTSEEESLSIMDRALELGINFFDTANVYGGSENRGGSETIIGKWFQQRPENRDRVVLATKVYGQMVDESLPNEERGISAYRVRKHLESSLRRLQTDHIDLYQVHHIDRRITAEEFWGTFERLIDDGKVLYMGSSNFPGWGLAKHQMQALQRGSMGFISEQTMYSLLCRYPELEVLPAALDLGIGVIPYMPLAGGILTGKTQSQDDSRTRQVEREYGIHIGETNQQLAKFSALCRDLGEEETAVAIAWTLAQPAVTSAIVGIRTPDHLDNMERAAELTLAPEAMRKLNEIFSINKGRPLRPGQAPEAYAW, encoded by the coding sequence ATGAAATACGCCAGACTTGGAAAATCCACCATGATGGTCAGTCGAATATGCCTGGGCACCATGCATTTTGGCCAGCGCACTTCCGAAGAGGAATCCCTCAGCATCATGGACCGGGCACTGGAACTGGGAATCAACTTCTTTGACACCGCCAACGTCTACGGCGGCAGTGAGAATCGCGGTGGCTCGGAGACGATCATCGGCAAATGGTTCCAGCAACGCCCGGAAAACCGCGACCGGGTGGTCCTGGCCACCAAGGTATACGGTCAAATGGTCGACGAATCCCTTCCCAACGAAGAACGGGGGATTTCAGCCTACAGGGTCCGCAAACACCTGGAGTCCTCCCTCAGGCGTCTGCAGACCGATCACATTGATCTCTATCAGGTCCACCACATCGACCGGCGAATAACTGCGGAGGAATTCTGGGGAACTTTCGAACGATTGATCGATGATGGCAAGGTGCTTTACATGGGTTCGAGTAATTTCCCGGGGTGGGGCCTGGCCAAACACCAGATGCAGGCCCTGCAACGCGGTTCCATGGGATTCATCTCCGAGCAGACGATGTACAGCTTGCTATGCCGGTATCCCGAGTTAGAGGTGCTTCCCGCGGCCCTTGATCTGGGAATCGGTGTCATTCCCTACATGCCGCTGGCCGGTGGCATATTGACCGGCAAGACGCAGTCGCAAGACGATTCCAGGACCAGGCAAGTCGAACGAGAATACGGGATCCACATCGGGGAGACCAACCAACAGCTGGCCAAATTCTCCGCGCTCTGCCGGGATCTTGGCGAAGAGGAAACTGCGGTCGCCATTGCGTGGACATTGGCACAACCAGCGGTAACATCGGCCATCGTGGGAATCCGAACCCCGGATCATTTGGATAACATGGAACGAGCGGCCGAGTTGACGTTGGCCCCTGAGGCCATGAGGAAGCTGAACGAGATTTTCAGCATCAATAAGGGCCGGCCACTGCGGCCAGGTCAAGCACCTGAGGCATATGCATGGTAA
- a CDS encoding M28 family peptidase: MAAIPVEEKAGDYLNRLCLEIPGRRVGSEGNRTATEFFAEKVQSFGFETKTPPFPCIDWLEQGADLFAGDSRFDVLVSPYSLGASVEAPLVSITTVDEMRAADVAGKILLLRGDIAKEQLMPKKFPFFNPERHQEIIQLLETGNPVAIAAATTQDPGLAGAVSPFPLIEDGDFDIPSVYMTAKAGDRLAQLKGEQVSLEIRAARSPARGRNVVATKGTERDRRVVIFAHIDAKDGTPGAIDNSTGVVILLLLAELLAGYKGSLGVEIVALNGEDYYSAPGEKLWLARNSGTFHQIHLGINLDGVGYREGKTAYSLYDCSPELARYIHDSFAGFDSIAEGDKWYQSDHSLFLLKQRPALALTSDHFDALWREIAHTADDVPDIVDSGKLVDAAFALLDLILRLERYRP; this comes from the coding sequence ATGGCGGCAATTCCAGTGGAAGAGAAAGCCGGCGACTATCTGAACCGACTTTGTCTCGAGATTCCGGGCAGGCGTGTTGGCAGTGAAGGAAATCGGACAGCTACCGAATTCTTCGCCGAAAAGGTGCAATCGTTCGGCTTCGAGACGAAAACGCCACCCTTTCCCTGCATCGACTGGCTCGAGCAGGGCGCCGATCTGTTCGCGGGCGATTCCAGGTTCGATGTCCTGGTCAGCCCCTACTCGCTGGGCGCCAGTGTTGAAGCTCCCCTCGTATCGATCACTACCGTTGATGAAATGCGTGCTGCGGACGTCGCCGGCAAAATCCTGCTGCTGCGGGGAGATATCGCCAAAGAGCAGTTGATGCCCAAGAAGTTCCCCTTCTTCAATCCCGAACGACACCAGGAGATCATTCAACTCCTCGAAACAGGGAATCCGGTCGCGATCGCGGCGGCAACCACCCAGGATCCAGGCCTGGCTGGAGCCGTCTCCCCCTTCCCGCTCATCGAGGATGGCGATTTCGACATCCCCTCAGTATACATGACGGCGAAAGCGGGGGATCGATTGGCACAGTTGAAGGGGGAACAGGTATCGCTCGAGATTCGGGCTGCCCGTTCGCCCGCCCGCGGCAGAAACGTCGTCGCCACCAAAGGTACGGAACGGGACCGTCGGGTCGTCATCTTTGCTCATATCGATGCCAAGGATGGCACGCCCGGTGCCATCGATAACAGCACCGGCGTTGTGATACTTCTGTTACTTGCCGAGTTGCTGGCAGGTTACAAAGGCAGCCTCGGCGTTGAGATCGTGGCATTGAATGGAGAGGACTACTACTCGGCGCCCGGGGAGAAGCTCTGGTTAGCCCGGAATTCCGGCACATTCCACCAGATTCACCTCGGAATCAACCTGGACGGCGTGGGTTACAGAGAGGGCAAGACCGCCTACTCGCTGTACGACTGTTCGCCGGAACTGGCCCGCTATATTCACGACTCATTCGCCGGTTTCGACAGCATAGCCGAGGGCGATAAATGGTACCAGTCCGATCACAGCCTCTTCCTGCTGAAACAGCGCCCGGCCCTGGCGCTGACCTCCGATCATTTCGACGCACTCTGGCGAGAGATTGCCCATACCGCTGATGACGTACCGGACATCGTCGACAGTGGCAAGCTGGTTGACGCGGCATTCGCCCTGCTGGACTTAATCCTACGACTGGAACGCTACCGGCCGTAA